The Oncorhynchus masou masou isolate Uvic2021 chromosome 31, UVic_Omas_1.1, whole genome shotgun sequence genome includes a region encoding these proteins:
- the LOC135525198 gene encoding gamma-crystallin M2-like, with protein sequence MSTSMNIGKIVFYEDKNFQGRSYECSSDCTDMSSNLSRCHSCRVENGCFMVYDRNNYMGNQYFMRRGDYPDYMRNFGMSDCIKSCHMIPMHRGNYKMRIYERENFGGQMHEMMDDCDSIMGRYRMSDCQSCNVMDGHWLMYEQNHFRGRMMYMRPGECKNFSSGIGMGGMRGMRFMSMRRIMDSWY encoded by the exons ATGTCCACCAGCATGAACATAGGCAAG ATCGTCTTCTACGAGGACAAGAACTTCCAGGGTCGTTCCTATGAGTGCAGCAGCGACTGCACTGACATGAGTTCCAACCTGAGCAGGTGCCACTCCTGCAGGGTTGAGAATGGCTGCTTCATGGTCTACGACCGCAACAACTACATGGGAAACCAGTACTTCATGAGGAGGGGCGACTACCCTGACTACATGCGCAACTTTGGAATGAGTGATTGCATCAAGTCCTGTCACATGATCCCCATG CACAGAGGAAACTACAAGATGAGAATCTACGAGAGAGAGAACTTTGGAGGTCAGATGCACGAGATGATGGACGACTGTGACTCCATCATGGGTCGTTACCGCATGTCCGACTGCCAGTCCTGCAACGTGATGGACGGCCACTGGCTGATGTACGAGCAGAACCACTTCAGAGGCAGGATGATGTACATGAGGCCTGGAGAGTGCAAGAACTTCAGCAGCGGCATTGGAATGGGAGGCATGAGAGGTATGAGGTTCATGAGCATGAGGCGTATCATGGACTCCTGGTACTAA